The Rhodospirillaceae bacterium genomic sequence TTTTGCCGCCCATTTTGCAAACATTGGTTTTTTCCTATGCCGCCAATTTTGACGTCAAACAAATTCCCCTAGTGGTGTGGAATGAAGATGCAACCTTACCGGCGCGTGACTTGATCTATCAATTTACCAGTTCCGGGCAATTTAAATTGGTAGGGTTGGTCAATAACATTAAAGGGGCTGAGGATTATATTTTAGGGCAAACAGCCATGATGGTTTTGCATATACCCCAGAACTTTTCGGGAAATTTATTGAATGGCAAACCCATTGCTTTGCAATTGATTATTGATGGTAGGCGTTCCAATGCGGCGATGGTCATTCAGGGATATGCCCAAGAAATTATCCAAAAATTCCAGAAAAATTGGCGCAAAACAACCCGGTTAGCTAATGTTGCGAGCATTGAAACCCGCATATGGTATAATTCCAATCTTGACAGTCAGTGGTTTGTTTTGCCGGGATTGGTTGGCTTGCTTACCGCTATTGCGACCCTTTTAATTACCGCGTTAAGTGTAGCCCGGGAAAGGGAATTGGGAACTTTTGAACAATTATTAGTAACGCCTTTAAGAACCAATGAAATTATGCTGGGTAAGATCATTCCGGCTTTAATGGTTGGCTTTTTGGTGGCCAATGTCGTCATGATTATATCCCAAATTTGGTTTCACATCCCCTTTGCGGGGAATATTTTAAAACTTTATTTGGCTATTTTCTTATTTCTGCTGGCGATTGTGGGGATAGGGCTTAGCATTTCAACAATTTCCAAAACGCAACAGCAGGCAATTTTGGGGGTTTTCCTATTTTTGGCGCCTGCCGTTGTGCTTTCAGGGATGATGACACCGATCGATAATATGCCCCTATGGTGCCAATTCATTACCTATCTGAACCCGCTGCGCTACATCATGATTGTTTCACGCGGTGTATTCCTTCAAGATATACCTTGGGGAATCGTATTAACGCAAATTGTGCCTTTGGCTGTTATTGCGGCTTTAACTATTCCATTTTCCGCCAGTCTTTTCCGCAAAAGGCTTGGTTGAAAAGAAGGCATATCTGGATGGAGTCCAGAATGGGATGCAGGGAAAGGGGCCCCGGGGGGGGGGGCTGTTGTTTAATGGGTGGGTTGCTGGGGGGGGGGGGGGAATCTCAGAGATTTGGATTAACATTTCTTGTCAAAAATGTGATATCAGGCAAAGAAAAGCCGACCTTCAGGGTCTAAAAGATTTTTTTGCAATGCCACCAGAAATTGCACTTATTAAAACACTACATCTGGTCAATCTGCGGGTGGGCGCCGGAGGGAGGGGGGGGAAAAAAGGGGGAGTTTTGAGGCGCTAGACCCGACAAAAGAACAGGGGGAGGGCTGGGGGGGGGGGGGGGGGGGCCCCCCGGGGGGGGGGGGGGGGGGGGGGGGTGGGCCCCCTCCCCCACTCGCCAGGGTCAAACCCCCCCAAAAAAAAAAAAAAAAAACAAAACCAAACAAAAAAGGAAGGGGGGAAGGGGAAAAGGGGCCCGCGCCCCGGGGCCAAACAAAAAAAAAAAAAAATTGGGGGTTATTCCCGCCCCTTCATATTCATCAGCGGCTTCAAAGCTTGAATTAACAGTCTATTCTTGACTAACTAATGACGGTCACGTTCTCAAAATCAGCATCAATTTTACGCAAAAACCAGTCATCCTTGTATATTTTCACAAAGATTCATTATTTATAATTATAATAATGACGGTGATTTTTGACTAATCAAGGCAGATTGTTCATTGGTTAAGGTTTGTTGTGCCTGTAAGCGACGTCCAAACCGATCCCATGTCTCTTCCCAATCGCCACGGGTTGCTGC encodes the following:
- a CDS encoding ABC transporter permease translates to MFARLWALVRKELISLWKDKRVRSVLILPPILQTLVFSYAANFDVKQIPLVVWNEDATLPARDLIYQFTSSGQFKLVGLVNNIKGAEDYILGQTAMMVLHIPQNFSGNLLNGKPIALQLIIDGRRSNAAMVIQGYAQEIIQKFQKNWRKTTRLANVASIETRIWYNSNLDSQWFVLPGLVGLLTAIATLLITALSVARERELGTFEQLLVTPLRTNEIMLGKIIPALMVGFLVANVVMIISQIWFHIPFAGNILKLYLAIFLFLLAIVGIGLSISTISKTQQQAILGVFLFLAPAVVLSGMMTPIDNMPLWCQFITYLNPLRYIMIVSRGVFLQDIPWGIVLTQIVPLAVIAALTIPFSASLFRKRLG